A genomic window from Triticum urartu cultivar G1812 chromosome 7, Tu2.1, whole genome shotgun sequence includes:
- the LOC125521428 gene encoding zinc finger protein 36-like, which produces MVAAAMQALFDQTDLSLSLSLVPAAAPALNKDDYLAICLAALAKSGQQVQGMEGQARVWRPAPAPAQELRFSCAVCGKAFASYQALGGHKSSHRKPPPTGERCVVVAQASAGAGSEASAAASSGGSSGGPHQCTVCGRGFATGQALGGHKRCHYWDGTSVSMSVSVSVSASSSVLRNFDLNLLPMPENVNAGLKRWAEEEEVQSPLPAKKLRLLL; this is translated from the coding sequence ATGGTTGCCGCCGCCATGCAGGCCCTCTTTGACCAGACcgacctctccctctccctctccctggtccccgccgccgcgccggcgcTCAACAAGGACGACTACCTCGCCATCTGCCTCGCCGCGCTCGCCAAAAGCGGGCAGCAGGTGCAGGGGATGGAGGGGCAAGCGAGAGTGTGGCGCCCGGCCCCCGCGCCGGCGCAGGAGCTGCGCTTCAGCTGCGCGGTCTGCGGGAAGGCCTTCGCGTCGTACCAGGCGCTCGGCGGGCACAAGTCGAGCCACCGCAAGCCGCCGCCCACCGGAGAGCGGTGCGTCGTGGTGGCGCAGGCGTCCGCGGGCGCTGGGTCGGAGGCGAGCGCGGCGGCGTCCTCGGGCGGGAGCAGCGGCGGCCCGCACCAGTGCACCGTCTGCGGGCGGGGCTTCGCGACCGGGCAGGCGCTCGGCGGGCACAAGCGCTGCCACTACtgggacggcacctccgtgtccATGTCCGTCTCCGTCTCCGTGTCGGCGTCGTCCTCCGTGCTGAGGAACTTCGACCTGAACCTGCTGCCCATGCCGGAGAACGTTAATGCCGGGTTGaagaggtgggccgaggaggaggaggtgcaGAGCCCTCTCCCCGCCAAGAAGCTCAGGCTTTTGCTGTAG